In the Pungitius pungitius chromosome 5, fPunPun2.1, whole genome shotgun sequence genome, one interval contains:
- the abcb9 gene encoding ATP-binding cassette sub-family B member 9, which produces MDVRVSVSCVVSFCLLDVIVTTVLYARGSHLAVFQQDVLSFNILQSALDLWGAVLVRASLLLGASVGVSWNRRDGPRRVTSSSTLVAFTSLLSITYALAKLLMLTELGPLTRRPWTLSLTCWTCASSLAVVPLWRLLGKECHASPALSGGGSSSISRGGEESWKDTERLLGAVVEEEEQEVGSERRKRKQEEEEKKERKEKSGSGATLGRLLTYCRKDGGLLSVAVLFLLISAVCEAFIPYYYGAAIDGIVVHKSMEYFAKPVIMLSVLALASSLAMGVRGGVFTLTFAKLNLRLRDHLFRTLMRQEIAFFDENHTGDIISRLSADTTQVSDLISVNINIFLRSVIKGAGFSIFMLGISWKLTMVALMGFPFIGFVSKFYGDYYKKLTKKVQTVLAEANKVAEETISAMRTVRSFANEDGEAESYYGKLLDMFQLNKKQALAYAGYVWSSSISELALEVAILYYGGHLVVTGQMSGGALISFFIYMLEMGECLESISSVYTGLMQGVGAAEKVFEYLDRKPKQPAEGTEAPGTCAGVVEFKDVTFAYPTRPDIDILKGLSFTMRPGEVTALVGPSGSGKSSCVSLLENFYLPQKGQVLLDGTPVQAYRHDYLHSKIGLVGQEPVLFARTVEENITYGLTDATSEAVQQAASKANAHDFITALPAGYETGVGEKGTQLSGGQKQRVAIARALIRNPRVLILDEATSALDAESEHAVQTALNDIMQEQTVLVIAHRLTTVERADNIVVIDKGRVAEQGSHAQLMAGGGLYCKLVQRQVLGIETGAEDLNPVEGGSPKPGGGRQRGRQSSSGGSSSSGSISEPECNVRY; this is translated from the exons ATGGACGTCAGAGTCTCTGTGAGCTGCGTGGTGTCGTTCTGCCTGCTGGACGTGATTGTCACCACCGTCCTGTACGCGCGCGGATCACACTTGGCCGTATTCCAGCAGGACGTCCTGTCCTTCAACATCCTCCAGTCGGCGCTGGACCTCTGGGGGGCCGTGCTGGTCAGAGCCTCCCTCCTGCTGGGGGCCTCCGTGGGAGTCTCGTGGAACCGACGGGACGGCCCACGCAGGGtcaccagctcctccaccctcGTCGCCTTTACCTCCCTGCTCTCCATCACCTACGCCCTGGCCAAGCTGCTGATGCTGACGGAGCTGGGGCCCCTGACCCGCCGGCCCTGGACCCTGAGTCTGACATGCTGGACTTGCGCCTCCTCTCTGGCTGTCGTGCCGCTCTGGAGACTCCTGGGGAAGGAGTGCCACGCGAGTCCCGCCCTGAgtggcggcggcagcagcagcatcagcagaggaggagaagagagctgGAAGGACACTGAGCGGCTGTTGGGGGCAgttgttgaggaggaggagcaggaggtgggctctgagaggaggaagagaaaacaggaggaggaggagaagaaggagcggAAGGAGAAGTCTGGCTCCGGGGCGACACTGGGACGTCTGCTGACCTACTGCAGGAAGGATGGCGGGCTGCTGTCCGTcgccgtcctcttcctcctcatctctgcCGTGT GTGAGGCCTTCATACCGTACTACTACGGGGCGGCGATAGACGGCATCGTGGTTCACAAGAGCATGGAGTACTTCGCTAAACCTGTGATCATGCTCTCAGTGCTGGCCTTGGCCAG TTCTCTCGCTATGGGGGTACGCGGAGGAGTCTTCACCCTGACGTTCGCCAAATTGAACCTCCGACTCAGGGACCATCTTTTCAGAACCCTGATGAGGCAGGAAATTGCTTTCTTTGATGAAAACCACACAG GCGACATCATCTCGCGCCTGTCGGCTGACACCACCCAGGTGAGTGACCTCATCTCGGTGAACATCAACATCTTCCTGCGGAGCGTCATCAAGGGCGCCGGCTTCTCCATCTTCATGCTGGGGATTTCCTGGAAGCTCACCATGGTGGCCCTCATGGGCTTCCCCTTCATCGGCTTCGTCTCCAAATTTTACGGCGACTACTACAAG AAATTGACAAAAAAGGTGCAAACAGTCCTTGCCGAGGCCAACAAAGTGGCGGAGGAGACCATTTCGGCCATGAGGACGGTGCGAAGCTTCGCCAATGAGGATGGGGAGGCTGAGTCCTACTACGGCAAGCTCCTGGATATGTTCCAGCTCAACAAAAAGCAAGCCCTGGCCTACGCCGGCTACGTGTGGTCCAGTTCG ATCTCTGAGCTCGCCTTAGAGGTCGCTATCCTCTACTACGGCGGCCACCTTGTAGTAACCGGTCAGATGAGCGGCGGGGCCTTGAtctctttttttatatacatgCTCGAAATGGGCGAATGTCTGGAG AGCATCTCGTCGGTCTACACGGGCCTCATGCAGGGAGTTGGGGCCGCCGAGAAAGTCTTTGAGTACCTGGACAGGAAGCCCAAACAACCGGCCGAGGGTACGGAGGCTCCGGGCACGTGCGCCGGCGTGGTGGAGTTCAAGGACGTCACGTTTGCCTACCCGACGCGCCCCGACATCGATATTCTCAAG GGCTTGTCATTCACCATGCGGCCCGGGGAGGTCACCGCCCTCGTGGGACCTTCAGGCAGCGGGAAGAGCTCCTGCGTGAGTCTGCTGGAGAACTTCTACCTCCCCCAGAAAGGCCAGGTGCTGCTGGACGGGACGCCTGTCCAGGCCTACCGCCACGACTACCTCCACTCCaag ATCGGGCTCGTGGGCCAGGAGCCGGTGCTGTTTGCCCGGACGGTGGAGGAGAACATCACGTACGGCCTGACCGACGCCACCTCGGAGGCCGTGCAGCAGGCGGCCTCCAAGGCTAATGCTCACGATTTCATCACGGCGCTGCCTGCGGGCTACGAGACAG GTGTTGGAGAGAAAGGCACCCAGTTGTCCGGGGGGCAGAAACAGCGCGTGGCCATCGCCAGAGCTCTCATCCGCAACCCTCGAGTTCTCATCCTGGACGAGGCGACCAGCGCCCTGGATGCGGAGAGCGAACACGCG GTTCAGACGGCGCTGAACGACATCATGCAGGAGCAGACGGTGTTGGTGATCGCACACCGGCTCACCACGGTGGAGAGGGCGGACAACATCGTGGTGATCGACAAGGGCCGCGTGGCAGAGCAGGGGTCTCACGCTCAGCTGATGGCCGGCGGGGGGCTGTACTGCAAGCTGGTGCAGAGGCAGGTGCTGGGCATCGAGACGGGGGCCGAGGACCTCAACCCGGTCGAGGGAGGCAGCCCAAAGCCAGGCGGCGGACGGCAGCGGGGAAGAcaaagcagcagcggcggcagcagcagcagcggcagcatcaGCGAGCCGGAGTGCAATGTGCGCTACTGA
- the vps37ba gene encoding VPS37B subunit of ESCRT-I a, whose amino-acid sequence MSSFNSKFDAYSMTQLNEFLEDDEKLSKMVQQMDEVQEVQQSKASTLVGNRTLAEQNLALQPTLDHKKEELTKRYNSLQEDFESYQLRKSTLDHKSGNISLDILLALLQAEGAKIEEETENMADSFLDGDMTLESFVDGYQSNRKLAHLRRVKIEKLQEMVLSGHRLPQGSVPNSRSQDVSAGRLSSASPFLSEADSPSPVAQPRRKPPLPPSQPAPVLNPAQAAAPQPPQAFYSASPYPPIPPRTGQVFPNVPSGYPNHFLSQYPPAVPQRAPPRMAPQPGFIMQ is encoded by the exons ATGTCGAGTTTTAACAGCAAGTTTGACGCATACTCGATGACTCAACTCAACGAGTTTCTAGAAGACGACgaaaaactctccaaaatgGTCCAGCAGATGGATGAG GtgcaggaggtgcagcagagcaaGGCGTCGACGCTGGTCGGCAACCGAACCCTGGCGGAGCAGAACCTGGCCCTGCAGCCCACACTGGATCACAAGAAGGAGGAGCTCACCAAGCGCTACAACAGTCTTCAGGAGGACTTTGAGTCCTACCAGCTCCGCAAATCCACCCTAG aTCACAAGTCTGGAAACATCTCCCTGGACATCTTGCTGGCCCTGCTGCAGGCGGAGGGGGCCAAAATAGAGGAAGAGACGGAG AACATGGCCGACTCGTTCCTGGATGGCGACATGACCCTGGAGTCCTTTGTCGACGGATACCAGAGCAACAGGAAGCTGGCCCACTTGAGACGGGTGAAGATCGAGAAGCTGCAGGAGATGGTGCTGAGCGGTCACCGGCTCCCCCAGGGGTCCGTCCCCAACTCCCGATCTCAGGATGTGTCGGCGGGCAgactctcctccgcctcccccttCCTCAGCGAGGCCGATAGCCCATCCCCCGTGGCCCAGCCCAGGAGGAAACCCCCACTCCCGCCGTCCCAGCCAGCTCCGGTTCTAAATCCGGCTCAGGCAGCCGCCCCCCAGCCTCCCCAAGCCTTCTACTCGGCGTCGCCGTACCCACCGATTCCTCCCAGGACTGGCCAGGTCTTCCCCAACGTCCCCTCTGGCTACCcgaaccacttcctgtctcaataCCCTCCCGCTGTGCCTCAGCGGGCCCCGCCCCGCATGGCCCCGCAGCCCGGCTTCATCATGCAGTAG